The Paenibacillus sp. FSL R7-0204 genome includes a region encoding these proteins:
- a CDS encoding imm11 family protein — protein MKVYRMRRAENYLDLTLDKSTSSEHPIETDFTGETKLSFWTPPIMFTNKKKKKSDFPSYLNGKPVISAKAKDVLETYLEKEVEFLPLIHPSLEFSMINVTNIIDCVDYNRSVIKLTSKGTFAGFNKLVFDFSKIPDNTYIFKIKETATFCEFVTEAFKDLVELHGLKGLDFSEVYDSAFTAEKEEEQKQNYQAALDSIEHSKGTEFSYDEARILMEQGKAVASGKWRMQLDENGELWIADLTPALVYDWGQPIYIPPVLMLLQWHEVEKYDIK, from the coding sequence ATGAAAGTATATAGAATGAGACGTGCAGAAAACTATTTAGATTTAACACTTGATAAATCAACTTCTTCAGAGCATCCGATTGAAACTGACTTCACAGGTGAAACCAAATTATCATTTTGGACCCCCCCTATCATGTTTACAAATAAAAAAAAGAAGAAGAGTGACTTTCCTAGTTACTTAAATGGTAAGCCAGTAATATCAGCAAAGGCGAAGGATGTATTAGAAACTTATCTCGAAAAAGAAGTTGAATTTCTACCCTTGATTCACCCATCTTTAGAGTTCTCAATGATTAATGTTACAAATATTATTGATTGCGTGGATTACAACAGATCTGTAATCAAATTAACTAGTAAAGGAACTTTCGCTGGATTTAACAAACTTGTTTTTGACTTTTCCAAAATACCGGATAATACCTATATTTTTAAAATTAAAGAAACGGCTACCTTTTGTGAGTTCGTAACTGAAGCATTTAAAGATCTTGTAGAGCTCCACGGCCTTAAGGGCTTGGATTTCTCGGAGGTTTACGATTCAGCTTTTACTGCAGAAAAAGAAGAAGAACAGAAACAGAATTATCAAGCAGCCCTTGATTCTATTGAGCACAGCAAAGGGACTGAGTTTTCATATGATGAGGCTCGTATTCTTATGGAGCAGGGAAAAGCGGTTGCCAGCGGAAAATGGAGAATGCAACTAGATGAGAATGGGGAATTGTGGATAGCAGATCTGACTCCAGCTTTGGTGTATGACTGGGGACAGCCGATTTATATTCCTCCAGTGTTGATGCTGT